The Thermus filiformis genome contains a region encoding:
- a CDS encoding V-type ATP synthase subunit E codes for MSKLETILAQEVEAEIGRLKQEAEAKARALVEEAQTKAKALLEAKERQLKAQLAQGVKRAESAAELLLATARTQAKGEVLAEARRLMEERLLALPKGEAWPEVLRRLAEEAVAALPGAEKVVVNPEDLPHLEAWAREKGLGLEADAGVRLGVRVLSGRNQVENALLERLDRAWDQVSARLAKALWG; via the coding sequence ATGTCCAAGCTAGAGACGATTCTGGCCCAGGAGGTGGAGGCCGAGATCGGGCGCCTGAAGCAGGAGGCCGAGGCCAAGGCCCGCGCCTTGGTGGAGGAGGCCCAGACCAAGGCCAAGGCCCTCCTCGAGGCCAAGGAGCGCCAGCTCAAGGCCCAGCTGGCCCAGGGGGTGAAGCGGGCCGAGAGCGCCGCCGAACTCCTTCTGGCCACCGCCCGCACCCAGGCCAAGGGGGAGGTGCTGGCCGAGGCCCGGCGGCTCATGGAGGAGCGGCTTCTGGCCCTCCCCAAGGGCGAGGCCTGGCCGGAGGTCCTGCGCCGGCTGGCCGAGGAGGCCGTGGCGGCCCTTCCCGGGGCGGAGAAGGTGGTGGTGAACCCGGAGGACCTGCCCCACCTCGAGGCCTGGGCCCGGGAGAAGGGGCTGGGGCTGGAGGCGGACGCTGGCGTCCGGCTCGGGGTGCGGGTCCTTTCGGGCAGGAACCAGGTGGAGAACGCGCTCTTGGAGCGGCTGGACCGGGCCTGGGACCAGGTCTCCGCCCGGCTGGCCAAGGCGCTTTGGGGCTAG
- a CDS encoding class I SAM-dependent rRNA methyltransferase produces MKVLVNERGAERLLNRHLWVFRRDVLSGPEEAGLFPVYWGKRFLAWALYNPKSDLTVRAFRFRPAADPVEALLENLDRALKRRLPHLEADPEGGYRLVHAEGDLLPGLVVDAYAGHGVVQVTAGALEPLLPRIAEALRPHLKSLLARGDVKVRTLEGLPLEVKPLFGPVPEHVVIQEGRVRYWVDLYTGQKTGAFLDQRENRVYMERFSGEKALDVFSYHGSFALHLALGFQEVVAVDSSEDALERAKENARLNEVHLRVRTVRANAFDFLREEEKAGKSYDLVVLDPPAFAKRKQDLERAYRAYKEVNLRAIKLLREGGILATASCSHHLTEPLFMQMVQEAAQDAHRLLRLVHKGGQPFDHPVLLNVPETQYLKFAVFQVVG; encoded by the coding sequence GTGAAGGTTTTGGTCAACGAGCGAGGGGCCGAGCGGCTTCTTAACCGTCACCTTTGGGTCTTCCGGCGGGACGTCCTCTCTGGACCAGAGGAGGCGGGCCTCTTCCCCGTCTACTGGGGGAAGCGGTTTTTAGCCTGGGCCCTCTACAACCCCAAGAGCGACCTGACGGTGCGGGCCTTCCGCTTCCGGCCGGCCGCGGACCCGGTGGAGGCCCTTCTGGAGAACCTGGACCGGGCCCTTAAGAGGCGGCTTCCCCACCTCGAGGCCGACCCCGAGGGCGGGTACCGGCTGGTCCACGCGGAGGGGGACCTCCTGCCCGGGCTGGTGGTGGACGCCTACGCGGGGCACGGGGTGGTCCAGGTCACGGCCGGGGCCCTCGAGCCCCTCCTCCCCCGGATCGCCGAGGCCCTGAGGCCCCACCTGAAAAGCCTACTGGCGCGTGGCGACGTGAAGGTCCGGACCCTGGAGGGCCTCCCCTTGGAGGTGAAGCCCCTCTTCGGTCCGGTGCCCGAGCACGTGGTCATCCAGGAGGGCCGGGTGAGGTACTGGGTGGACCTGTACACCGGCCAGAAGACGGGGGCCTTTTTGGACCAGCGGGAGAACCGGGTGTACATGGAGCGCTTCTCGGGGGAAAAGGCCCTGGACGTCTTCAGCTACCACGGCTCCTTCGCCCTCCATCTGGCCCTGGGCTTCCAGGAGGTGGTGGCGGTGGACTCCTCCGAGGACGCCCTGGAGCGGGCCAAGGAGAACGCCCGGCTGAACGAGGTGCACCTGAGGGTGCGGACGGTGCGGGCCAACGCCTTTGACTTCCTCCGGGAGGAGGAAAAAGCAGGCAAAAGCTACGACCTGGTGGTCCTAGACCCCCCCGCCTTTGCCAAGCGGAAGCAGGACCTGGAGCGGGCCTACCGGGCCTACAAGGAGGTGAACCTCCGGGCCATCAAGCTCCTCCGGGAGGGGGGCATCCTGGCCACCGCCAGCTGCAGCCACCACCTGACGGAGCCCCTCTTTATGCAAATGGTCCAGGAGGCCGCCCAGGACGCCCACCGCCTCCTCCGCCTCGTCCACAAGGGGGGGCAGCCCTTTGACCACCCGGTCCTGCTCAACGTGCCCGAGACCCAGTACCTGAAGTTCGCCGTCTTCCAGGTGGTGGGCTAA
- a CDS encoding DUF3809 family protein, producing the protein MLERSFVLTLPGRLADLEPERLLQAPPFRRVERTGDLLKGELVAENLLFGEVALPFASRLEGSRLLSLPLEPPYAELFGEAEEGEALTLRLTLRLHFPPGSKWGGRAFTTLAERILDRALERALARYSG; encoded by the coding sequence ATGCTGGAGCGGAGCTTCGTCCTCACCCTGCCGGGCCGCCTGGCCGACCTCGAGCCGGAGCGCCTCCTCCAGGCCCCCCCCTTCCGCCGCGTGGAGCGGACGGGGGACCTCCTCAAGGGGGAGCTGGTGGCTGAGAACCTCCTCTTCGGTGAGGTGGCCCTGCCCTTCGCCAGCCGCCTCGAGGGGAGCCGCCTCCTCTCCCTCCCCCTCGAGCCCCCCTACGCGGAGCTCTTCGGTGAAGCGGAGGAGGGGGAGGCCCTGACCCTCCGCCTCACCCTCCGCCTCCACTTCCCCCCGGGGTCCAAGTGGGGGGGGCGGGCCTTCACAACCCTCGCGGAGAGGATCCTGGACCGGGCCCTGGAAAGGGCTTTGGCCCGCTACTCGGGCTGA
- a CDS encoding DUF3248 domain-containing protein: MERDDLLEKLGQYLVWRIGKPEDEEVLVVRVGPPSALPRFAMRRLLNVSDREAEALWKAGKVRVEWVE; the protein is encoded by the coding sequence GTGGAGAGGGACGACCTCCTGGAAAAGCTCGGGCAGTACCTGGTCTGGCGGATCGGCAAGCCGGAGGACGAGGAGGTCCTGGTGGTGCGGGTGGGCCCCCCCTCGGCCCTTCCCCGCTTCGCAATGCGGCGCCTTTTGAACGTCTCCGACCGGGAGGCGGAGGCGCTTTGGAAGGCGGGCAAGGTGCGGGTGGAGTGGGTGGAGTGA
- a CDS encoding tetratricopeptide repeat protein, with translation MTSLFWNVLRRCAPWAALLLGLALASPLEEARLLYGQGDLAGALARLEPYLAQYDPPEEALLLSGFALYRLGRLEEALFAFARLVGTERGGSEAAYGFGLVLRALGDLEGARSALDYALRLGYREAEPVLQSLPPPPSPRPKERKRPPEVRFFAREGRFFAGNTPLLVRGVNLGVALPGRFPAEFPEEETLYRAWLELIHAMGANAVRTYTLLPPAFYRALAGLNRTHKTPLYLFQGVWTELPEELGYEAHAFEGPFLEGFLEEGRDVLDALHGNLYRPPRPGHAFGSYTADVSPWTLGLLVGREFEPHAVKAYNERHPQKAYRGRFLEALPGANPFEAYLAEVLDRLAQYEWEVYGTARPLSVSNWPTLDPLHHPTESTREEEAALRRARGERVPEETVREFNNDEVSLDMAQVRPTPGSPVTTFANYHAYPYYPDFMNLDPGYAQAPSRYLGYLLDLKAHHKDQPILIGEIGLPTSRGIAHLNPEGRHHGGHSELGQAEEVVRLLKEIEEAGLAGGLVFAFLDEWFKQNWLFMDLEAPGRSPYWHNLLDAEENYGLLAATAKDPPRLDGQADDWEDTPFLLREEGRFLKAKADPEYLWLLYRGPLPLRLYLDTVPGGVPVAEGFGAEFLLEVGQEGGRLLVEKGYYPFQELSHGLPGTEFLLFRGPTRPTEGPFVPFVLEPNRRRTGRDGRDFPRKTYELGLLHPGQDPPEARDPTADYALGEVLELRLPWGMLLFADPSQRLAWYAPEPLPVEGVRLLLPGAAPLRFTWPTWEAPLYALRLKPLFFALRSAWKGGPAPEPR, from the coding sequence GTGACCTCCCTTTTCTGGAACGTCTTGAGGCGGTGCGCCCCCTGGGCCGCCCTCCTCCTGGGCCTGGCCCTGGCCTCCCCCCTGGAGGAGGCCCGCCTCCTCTACGGCCAGGGGGATTTGGCCGGGGCCCTGGCCCGCCTCGAGCCCTACCTGGCCCAGTACGACCCCCCGGAGGAGGCCCTCCTCCTCTCGGGCTTCGCCCTCTACCGGCTGGGCCGCCTCGAGGAGGCCCTCTTCGCCTTCGCCCGCCTGGTGGGGACGGAGCGGGGCGGGAGCGAGGCGGCCTACGGCTTCGGCCTGGTCCTCCGGGCCCTGGGGGACCTGGAGGGGGCGAGAAGCGCCCTGGACTACGCCCTCAGGCTCGGCTACCGGGAGGCGGAACCGGTGCTGCAAAGCCTCCCGCCCCCGCCCTCCCCAAGGCCCAAGGAGCGCAAGCGCCCCCCGGAGGTGCGCTTCTTCGCCCGGGAGGGCCGGTTCTTCGCGGGAAATACCCCCCTCCTCGTCCGGGGGGTCAACCTGGGGGTGGCCCTTCCCGGCCGCTTCCCCGCCGAGTTCCCCGAGGAGGAGACCCTCTACCGGGCCTGGTTGGAGCTGATCCACGCCATGGGGGCGAACGCGGTGCGCACCTACACCCTCCTTCCCCCCGCCTTCTACCGGGCCCTGGCCGGGCTCAACCGGACCCACAAGACCCCCCTCTACCTCTTCCAGGGGGTCTGGACCGAGCTTCCGGAGGAGCTGGGCTACGAGGCGCACGCCTTTGAGGGCCCCTTTTTGGAGGGCTTCCTCGAGGAGGGGCGGGACGTGCTGGACGCCCTCCACGGGAACCTCTACCGCCCCCCTAGGCCGGGCCACGCCTTTGGAAGCTACACCGCCGACGTGAGCCCCTGGACCCTGGGCCTTCTGGTGGGGCGGGAGTTTGAACCTCACGCGGTCAAGGCCTACAACGAGCGCCACCCCCAGAAGGCCTACCGAGGGCGGTTCCTCGAGGCCCTCCCCGGGGCCAACCCCTTTGAGGCCTACCTGGCCGAGGTCCTGGACCGGCTCGCCCAGTACGAGTGGGAGGTCTACGGAACGGCCCGGCCCCTCTCGGTGAGCAACTGGCCCACCCTGGACCCCCTCCACCACCCCACGGAGAGCACCCGGGAGGAGGAGGCCGCCCTGCGCCGCGCCCGGGGGGAGAGGGTCCCCGAGGAAACGGTGCGGGAATTCAACAACGACGAGGTCTCCCTGGACATGGCCCAGGTCCGCCCCACACCGGGAAGCCCCGTGACCACCTTCGCCAACTACCACGCCTACCCCTACTACCCCGACTTCATGAACCTGGACCCGGGCTACGCCCAGGCCCCCTCCCGCTACCTGGGCTACCTCCTGGACCTCAAGGCCCACCACAAGGACCAGCCCATCCTCATCGGAGAGATCGGCCTGCCCACCAGCCGGGGCATCGCCCACCTCAACCCCGAGGGGCGGCACCACGGGGGGCACTCCGAGCTGGGCCAGGCGGAGGAGGTGGTGCGGCTCCTAAAGGAGATCGAGGAGGCGGGCCTGGCAGGGGGGCTGGTCTTCGCCTTTTTGGACGAGTGGTTCAAGCAGAACTGGCTCTTCATGGACCTGGAGGCCCCCGGAAGAAGCCCCTACTGGCACAACCTCCTGGACGCCGAGGAGAACTACGGCCTCCTGGCGGCCACGGCCAAGGACCCACCCCGCCTGGACGGGCAGGCGGACGACTGGGAGGACACCCCCTTCCTCCTGAGGGAGGAGGGCCGCTTCCTCAAGGCCAAGGCCGACCCCGAGTACCTCTGGCTCCTCTACCGGGGGCCCCTGCCCCTAAGGCTCTACCTGGACACGGTGCCCGGGGGGGTGCCGGTGGCGGAGGGGTTCGGGGCGGAGTTCCTGCTGGAGGTGGGCCAGGAGGGGGGAAGGCTTCTCGTGGAGAAGGGCTACTACCCCTTCCAGGAGCTCAGCCACGGCCTGCCCGGGACGGAGTTCCTCCTCTTCCGAGGCCCCACCCGGCCCACGGAGGGGCCCTTCGTCCCCTTCGTGCTGGAGCCCAACCGCAGGCGCACAGGCCGGGACGGGAGGGACTTCCCCCGAAAGACCTACGAGCTCGGCCTCCTCCACCCGGGCCAGGACCCCCCGGAAGCCCGCGACCCCACCGCCGACTATGCCCTGGGCGAGGTCCTGGAGCTCCGCCTTCCCTGGGGGATGCTCCTCTTCGCCGACCCCAGTCAGCGCCTCGCCTGGTACGCCCCTGAACCCCTCCCGGTGGAGGGCGTCCGCCTCCTCCTCCCTGGGGCCGCCCCCCTCCGCTTCACCTGGCCCACCTGGGAAGCCCCCCTGTACGCCCTC
- a CDS encoding V-type ATPase subunit subunit G family protein gives MAGLGLIKSLAEKERELLARLEAAKEEAALLLKKAEEEAGLILSRAEEEARALEERYRAEEKAKAEAILAEARVRAEEEAKRIKSEAAPRLSALVDELIREVLP, from the coding sequence GTGGCAGGCCTGGGACTTATCAAGAGCCTTGCGGAGAAGGAGCGGGAGCTTCTGGCCCGCCTCGAGGCCGCCAAGGAGGAGGCGGCCCTTCTCCTGAAGAAGGCGGAGGAGGAGGCGGGCCTTATCCTCTCCAGGGCCGAGGAGGAGGCCAGGGCCCTGGAGGAGCGGTACAGGGCTGAGGAGAAGGCCAAGGCGGAGGCCATCCTGGCCGAGGCCAGGGTGCGGGCGGAGGAGGAGGCTAAGAGGATCAAGTCCGAGGCCGCCCCCCGGCTTTCCGCTTTGGTGGACGAGCTCATCCGGGAGGTCTTGCCGTGA
- a CDS encoding metal-dependent hydrolase: MVEVRYIGHSAVLLTDGRTRIVIDPFLTGNPRAALGVEEVRADLILVTHAHGDHFGDAVALSKKGGVVVSTFEIATYAEKHGAKSIPMNIGGTYRFEGGWLKWTPAWHSSSFPDGTYGGMPMGVVVEFGGKRIYHAGDTALFSDMRLIGELGLDLALLPIGDHFTMGPKDALKALELLRPKKVVPIHYNTFPPIQQDGAAFAREAGALGVEGVALAPGESLRLD, encoded by the coding sequence ATGGTGGAGGTCAGGTACATCGGCCACTCGGCGGTTCTACTGACGGACGGCCGGACGCGGATCGTGATAGACCCCTTCCTGACCGGAAACCCCCGGGCCGCCCTGGGGGTGGAGGAGGTCCGGGCGGACCTGATCCTGGTCACCCACGCCCACGGGGACCACTTCGGGGACGCGGTGGCCCTCTCCAAGAAGGGCGGGGTGGTGGTCTCCACCTTTGAGATCGCCACCTACGCGGAGAAGCATGGGGCGAAGAGCATTCCCATGAACATTGGGGGGACGTACCGGTTTGAGGGCGGCTGGCTCAAGTGGACCCCCGCCTGGCACTCCTCTAGCTTCCCCGACGGCACCTACGGGGGAATGCCCATGGGGGTGGTGGTGGAGTTCGGGGGCAAGCGGATCTACCACGCGGGGGACACCGCCCTCTTCTCCGACATGCGCCTCATCGGGGAGCTGGGCCTGGACCTGGCCCTCCTGCCCATCGGGGACCACTTTACCATGGGGCCCAAGGACGCCCTGAAGGCCTTGGAACTCCTCCGGCCCAAGAAGGTGGTGCCCATCCACTACAACACCTTCCCTCCCATCCAGCAGGACGGGGCGGCCTTCGCCCGCGAGGCCGGGGCGCTGGGCGTGGAGGGGGTGGCCCTTGCCCCGGGGGAGAGCCTGCGCCTGGACTAA
- a CDS encoding V-type ATP synthase subunit I, whose product MIAPMEKLLVAAPKGLARELLRALQEAGVVHLETLRVEELSEYRLSPEELAELRGWEGVLAGAEHTLNLLGEEPQPSRPFPEGLEAAQKALAPLQTQAEALLRERQELEEDLEQARLFSEAFTRLAEMAHGLDESPRLRVLGFLLSEKELPRAEEALRAALEDRFLLASEPLGGRLAVVVVVHRNDLEEARLALSRQGIAELKIPRYADLSLSRVARALREIQEKAPRELSEVREALLKLRREATPTLKALWTRAKDEVARLKALQELAAGRFGLALMGYLPQKEKPRVEEALARFKDRLVYAFEPVDEHHEADRVPVTLDNPPWVRPFELLISFLNTPRYGTYDPSRVIALFFPFWFGMIVGDIGYALLFALVGRWLSGFVRRGEPLVVDLFALRLKPEVIAKLTQMLRWMVFWSVVWGVVYGEFFGTLFEHLGVFGTPEHPGLIPILIHRINTAETANLLILISVGFGVLLVFYGLVLRAWLALRHHHMKHFWEGLGYLGGLTGLLALAYAYLGGVSASWVNLLMLLGFGVFLVSVLASRMWLMIPELPTQAGHILSYIRIYAVGAAGGILAGLLTDLGFALAERLGLFGVVLGILVAGLLHLIILVLTTLGHMLQPIRLLWVEFFTKFGFYEESGRPYRPFKSVREGA is encoded by the coding sequence GTGATCGCCCCCATGGAGAAGCTCCTGGTGGCCGCCCCCAAGGGCCTGGCCCGGGAGCTTCTTCGCGCCCTCCAGGAGGCGGGGGTGGTCCACCTGGAGACCCTCCGGGTGGAGGAGCTTTCCGAGTACCGCCTTTCCCCTGAGGAGCTGGCGGAGCTCCGGGGCTGGGAGGGGGTGCTGGCGGGCGCGGAGCACACCCTGAACCTGCTGGGCGAGGAGCCCCAGCCCTCCAGGCCCTTTCCCGAGGGCCTCGAGGCGGCCCAGAAGGCGCTCGCTCCCCTCCAGACCCAGGCCGAGGCCCTTTTGCGGGAGCGGCAGGAGCTGGAGGAGGACCTGGAGCAGGCCCGGCTCTTCTCCGAGGCCTTCACCCGCCTGGCGGAGATGGCCCACGGCCTGGACGAGAGCCCAAGGCTCCGCGTTTTGGGTTTCCTCCTGAGCGAGAAGGAGCTTCCCCGGGCCGAGGAGGCCCTGAGGGCCGCCCTGGAGGACCGGTTCCTCCTGGCCTCCGAGCCCCTGGGAGGACGGCTCGCCGTGGTGGTGGTCGTCCACCGAAACGATCTTGAGGAGGCTCGCCTGGCCCTTTCCCGCCAGGGGATCGCCGAGCTCAAGATCCCCCGGTACGCGGACCTTTCCCTCTCCCGCGTGGCCCGGGCCCTGCGGGAGATCCAAGAGAAGGCCCCCCGGGAGCTTTCCGAGGTGCGGGAGGCCCTCCTCAAGCTCAGGAGGGAGGCCACCCCCACCCTGAAGGCCCTCTGGACCCGGGCCAAGGACGAGGTGGCCCGGCTAAAGGCCCTTCAGGAGTTGGCCGCGGGCCGGTTCGGCCTCGCCCTCATGGGGTACCTGCCCCAGAAGGAGAAGCCCCGGGTGGAGGAGGCCCTGGCCCGCTTCAAGGACCGGCTGGTCTACGCCTTTGAGCCGGTGGACGAGCACCACGAGGCGGACCGGGTGCCCGTCACCCTGGACAACCCCCCCTGGGTCCGGCCGTTTGAGCTCCTCATCTCCTTCCTCAACACCCCCAGGTACGGCACCTACGACCCGAGCCGGGTCATCGCCCTCTTCTTCCCCTTCTGGTTCGGGATGATCGTGGGGGACATCGGCTACGCCCTGCTCTTCGCCCTGGTGGGCCGCTGGCTTTCCGGCTTCGTGCGCCGGGGCGAGCCTTTGGTCGTGGACCTCTTCGCCCTCCGGCTCAAGCCCGAGGTCATCGCCAAGCTCACCCAGATGCTCCGCTGGATGGTCTTCTGGAGCGTGGTCTGGGGGGTGGTCTACGGGGAGTTCTTCGGCACCCTTTTTGAGCACCTGGGGGTCTTCGGCACGCCGGAGCACCCGGGCCTGATCCCCATCCTCATCCACCGCATCAACACCGCCGAGACCGCCAACCTCCTCATCCTCATCTCGGTGGGCTTCGGGGTCCTTTTGGTCTTCTACGGCCTGGTCCTCCGGGCCTGGCTGGCCCTCAGGCACCACCACATGAAGCACTTCTGGGAGGGCCTGGGGTACCTGGGGGGGCTCACGGGGCTTTTGGCCCTGGCCTACGCCTATCTGGGCGGGGTGAGCGCTTCCTGGGTGAACCTCCTCATGCTCCTGGGGTTCGGCGTCTTCCTGGTCTCCGTCCTGGCCAGCCGGATGTGGCTCATGATCCCCGAGCTGCCCACACAGGCGGGGCACATCCTCTCCTACATCCGTATCTACGCGGTGGGGGCGGCGGGGGGCATTTTGGCCGGGCTTCTCACCGACCTTGGCTTCGCCCTGGCCGAGCGGCTGGGGCTTTTCGGGGTGGTGCTGGGCATCCTGGTGGCGGGGCTTCTGCACCTCATCATCCTGGTCCTCACCACCTTGGGGCACATGCTCCAGCCCATCCGTCTTCTCTGGGTGGAGTTCTTCACCAAGTTCGGTTTCTACGAAGAGAGCGGCCGGCCTTACAGGCCGTTCAAGAGCGTCCGCGAGGGCGCGTAA
- a CDS encoding serine/threonine-protein kinase → MLIGLGRTAQVFLAEGGGQEVALKLPKKEVRQDPALRERFAREVNLSLTLRHPHLVRGLFGKPYGEDAFLALEYCPENLEARLQKGPLPLEEARRALLSVGQALLFLHERGFLHQDVKPANVFLKNGVYKLGDLGTVRPLGERGGETVGSPHYMAPELFRGQDPSPLSDAYSFGVLAYELLTGKRPFRGESYEALLEAHLHRPPPPTRLEPALDRGLRRVLAKDPKERMPLKDFLDLLAASPQKKEPPPEEKPRRRRWFL, encoded by the coding sequence ATGCTCATCGGTCTGGGGCGGACGGCCCAGGTCTTCCTGGCCGAGGGCGGGGGCCAGGAGGTGGCCCTGAAGCTTCCCAAGAAGGAGGTGCGCCAAGACCCCGCCCTCCGGGAGCGCTTCGCCCGGGAGGTCAACCTGAGCCTCACCCTCCGCCACCCCCACCTGGTGCGGGGGCTCTTCGGAAAGCCCTACGGGGAGGACGCCTTTTTGGCCCTGGAGTACTGCCCGGAAAACCTGGAGGCCCGGCTCCAGAAGGGCCCCCTCCCCCTCGAGGAGGCCAGGCGGGCCCTCCTCTCGGTGGGCCAGGCCCTCCTTTTCCTGCACGAGCGGGGCTTTCTGCACCAGGACGTGAAGCCGGCGAACGTCTTCCTGAAGAACGGGGTCTACAAGCTGGGCGACCTGGGCACCGTGCGCCCCCTGGGGGAGCGGGGCGGGGAGACGGTGGGAAGCCCCCACTACATGGCCCCCGAGCTCTTCCGGGGCCAGGACCCCTCCCCCCTCTCGGACGCCTACAGCTTCGGCGTCCTGGCCTACGAGCTCCTGACGGGGAAGAGGCCCTTCCGGGGGGAAAGCTACGAGGCCCTCCTGGAGGCCCACCTCCACCGCCCTCCACCCCCCACCCGGCTGGAGCCGGCCCTGGACCGGGGCCTGCGGAGGGTCCTGGCCAAGGACCCCAAGGAGCGGATGCCGCTTAAGGACTTCCTGGACCTCCTGGCCGCTTCCCCGCAAAAAAAGGAACCTCCCCCAGAGGAAAAGCCCCGAAGAAGGAGGTGGTTCTTGTGA
- a CDS encoding AMP-binding protein, which produces MNPVWYPTEAYLEGSHLGRLMAALGLPDYEALHRYSVEEPEAFYRTLLDHLAWPWRKPYEKAIQGGFPFPSFFTGGRLNLVEAALRHPEDRLALIHETEDGQVRALTYGELKAEVERVAGGLFALGVGPGDRVGLWMPMSLEAALGLLAVAALGGIAVPIFSGYAAEAAALRLKDAEAKALIVQDGFLRRGRRVELLEEARAAKAQSGTPLLVVARRLGLPLEAGEVDFQTLKGRLDPREMESMDPFMLIYTSGTTGRPKGTVHYHAGFPLKAALDLALFFDLRPGERLFWFTDLGWMMGPWAILGGLALGGTVLLYEGAPDFPHPGRVFELVERHRATHLGLSPTLVRALIPHGEEAVRRFDRSSLRVLGSTGEPWNLEPYLWFFRVVGEERLPIVNYSGGTEVSGGILGNVLTRPIKPMGFNAPAPGMRVAVLDAEGKPVRNQVGELAVLNPWPGMTKGFWRDEARYLEAYFGRFPGVWVHGDLALWDEDGHFFILGRSDDTLKVAGKRVGPAEVETAALAHPAVKEAAAIGVPHEVKGEAIVLFAVLKPGFAPSPALAEEVAQRVAEALGKPLRPERVHFVPDLPKTRNAKIMRRVVRKVYLGEDPGDLSSLENPEAVEAIRRAR; this is translated from the coding sequence GTGAACCCCGTCTGGTACCCCACGGAAGCCTATCTGGAAGGAAGCCACCTGGGGCGGCTCATGGCGGCCCTGGGCCTACCCGACTACGAGGCCCTCCACCGCTACAGCGTGGAGGAGCCGGAGGCCTTCTACCGAACCCTTCTGGACCACCTGGCCTGGCCCTGGCGCAAGCCCTACGAGAAGGCCATCCAGGGGGGGTTTCCCTTCCCGAGCTTCTTCACCGGGGGGAGGCTCAACCTGGTGGAGGCCGCCCTCCGCCACCCCGAGGACCGCCTCGCCCTGATCCACGAGACCGAGGACGGCCAGGTGCGCGCCCTCACCTACGGGGAGCTGAAGGCCGAGGTGGAGCGGGTGGCGGGGGGGCTTTTTGCCCTCGGGGTGGGGCCGGGGGACCGGGTGGGGCTCTGGATGCCCATGAGCCTCGAGGCCGCCCTTGGCCTCCTGGCGGTGGCGGCCCTGGGGGGGATCGCCGTCCCCATCTTCTCCGGCTACGCGGCCGAGGCCGCAGCCCTTCGGCTAAAGGACGCAGAGGCCAAGGCCCTGATCGTCCAGGACGGCTTCCTGAGGCGGGGAAGACGGGTGGAGCTTCTGGAGGAAGCCCGCGCGGCCAAGGCCCAGTCCGGCACCCCCCTTTTGGTGGTGGCCCGGCGGCTGGGCCTCCCTTTGGAGGCGGGCGAGGTGGACTTCCAGACGCTAAAGGGGCGCCTCGATCCCCGGGAGATGGAGAGCATGGACCCCTTCATGCTCATCTACACCTCGGGGACCACGGGCCGGCCCAAGGGGACGGTCCACTACCACGCGGGCTTCCCCCTGAAGGCGGCCTTGGACCTGGCCCTCTTCTTTGACCTAAGGCCGGGAGAGCGGCTCTTCTGGTTCACCGACCTGGGCTGGATGATGGGCCCCTGGGCCATCCTGGGGGGGCTCGCCCTGGGGGGCACGGTCCTCCTGTACGAGGGGGCGCCGGACTTCCCGCACCCGGGCCGGGTCTTTGAGCTGGTGGAGCGGCACCGGGCCACCCACCTGGGCCTCTCCCCCACCCTGGTGCGGGCCCTCATCCCCCACGGGGAGGAGGCGGTGAGGCGGTTTGACCGCTCCAGCCTCCGGGTCCTGGGCTCCACCGGGGAGCCCTGGAACCTCGAGCCCTACCTCTGGTTCTTCCGGGTGGTGGGGGAAGAGCGGCTGCCCATCGTCAACTACTCGGGGGGGACGGAGGTCTCGGGGGGGATTTTGGGGAACGTCCTCACCCGGCCCATCAAGCCCATGGGGTTCAACGCCCCCGCCCCGGGGATGCGGGTGGCGGTCTTGGACGCGGAAGGCAAGCCGGTGCGAAACCAGGTGGGGGAGCTCGCCGTCCTCAACCCCTGGCCGGGGATGACCAAGGGCTTCTGGCGGGACGAGGCCCGCTACCTGGAGGCCTACTTCGGCCGCTTCCCTGGGGTCTGGGTCCACGGGGACCTGGCCCTTTGGGACGAGGACGGGCACTTCTTCATCCTGGGCCGCTCCGACGACACCCTTAAGGTGGCGGGCAAGCGGGTGGGGCCGGCGGAGGTGGAGACGGCCGCCCTCGCCCACCCCGCGGTGAAGGAGGCGGCGGCCATCGGCGTGCCCCACGAGGTCAAGGGGGAGGCCATCGTCCTCTTCGCCGTGCTCAAGCCGGGCTTCGCCCCAAGCCCTGCCCTCGCCGAGGAGGTGGCCCAGCGGGTGGCCGAGGCCCTGGGGAAGCCCCTCCGTCCCGAGCGGGTCCACTTCGTCCCCGACCTGCCCAAGACCCGGAACGCCAAGATCATGCGCCGGGTGGTGCGGAAGGTCTACCTGGGCGAGGACCCGGGGGACCTGTCCAGCCTGGAAAATCCGGAGGCGGTGGAGGCCATCCGGAGGGCGCGGTGA
- a CDS encoding ATP synthase subunit K, translated as MKKLGVIFAVILGALAFAAEEAAASGGLDRGLIAVGMGLAVGLAALGTGVAQARIGAAGVGAVAEDRGNFGTALIFLLLPETLVIFGLLIAFILNGKL; from the coding sequence ATGAAGAAGCTAGGGGTTATCTTTGCGGTGATTCTCGGCGCGTTGGCTTTCGCGGCGGAGGAGGCGGCGGCCTCCGGCGGCTTGGACCGGGGGTTGATCGCCGTGGGCATGGGGCTCGCGGTGGGCCTCGCCGCCCTGGGCACCGGCGTGGCCCAGGCCCGGATCGGGGCCGCGGGCGTGGGCGCGGTGGCGGAGGACCGGGGGAACTTCGGTACCGCCCTCATCTTCCTCCTGCTTCCCGAGACGCTGGTCATCTTCGGCCTTCTCATCGCCTTCATCCTCAACGGCAAGCTCTGA